From a single Paenibacillus sp. FSL W8-0426 genomic region:
- a CDS encoding WXG100 family type VII secretion target — protein MRIRVEPDVLRALSRQIQYAAEQIQQKMTVLDQAIHSLEWEAQSRPAVMAEWDYCKRLGETAVRRFVELGTQLDRKAVVFQQVDMEYRTILGHVNKAYVNAVNLLQVMEDNEAGQILPVHSTTSAVVSDPFSAVRAVYQVQDTVPPDGSPATLVQAMQPEPVAWKFTDPSYRGTRGSEPVVS, from the coding sequence ATGCGCATTCGTGTGGAACCGGATGTGCTTCGGGCACTGAGCAGGCAGATTCAGTATGCGGCGGAGCAAATACAGCAAAAGATGACAGTGTTGGATCAAGCCATTCATTCGCTGGAGTGGGAAGCGCAATCCCGTCCTGCGGTGATGGCCGAATGGGATTATTGCAAGCGCCTTGGCGAGACGGCGGTGCGGCGGTTCGTGGAGCTCGGGACGCAGCTTGATCGAAAGGCGGTCGTGTTTCAGCAAGTGGACATGGAGTATCGCACGATTCTGGGACATGTAAACAAGGCCTACGTCAACGCTGTCAATCTGCTTCAAGTCATGGAAGACAATGAGGCAGGACAGATCCTGCCTGTGCACTCAACGACTTCTGCCGTCGTATCCGATCCTTTTTCTGCAGTAAGGGCAGTATACCAAGTACAGGACACCGTTCCGCCTGACGGTTCCCCGGCCACTCTGGTTCAGGCCATGCAGCCCGAACCGGTGGCATGGAAGTTTACGGATCCGTCCTATCGGGGGACCAGAGGAAGCGAACCTGTCGTATCGTGA
- a CDS encoding GNAT family N-acetyltransferase, translating into MLIRRACAGDERQIAHVHTESWKTTYRGIVPDAFLDRLTIESRLPQWEQALCEQGEERIVLVAEQEDGTIVGFASGGKEREGSLPYEGELYALYILKAMQQVGIGRQLATSMVRELQQLGMGSMIIWALEQNPACRFYEKMGGRPVRKQPITIAGRELVEVAFGWNRLEPFGKSMKMADDGEPRID; encoded by the coding sequence ATGCTTATTCGACGAGCTTGTGCAGGTGACGAACGCCAGATCGCCCATGTACATACCGAGAGCTGGAAGACGACGTATCGGGGGATCGTGCCTGATGCATTTCTGGACCGTCTGACGATCGAATCGAGATTGCCTCAATGGGAGCAGGCGCTCTGCGAGCAAGGCGAGGAACGGATTGTGCTTGTTGCGGAACAGGAAGACGGGACGATTGTCGGCTTTGCTTCAGGAGGAAAGGAGCGCGAAGGAAGCCTGCCTTACGAAGGAGAGCTCTATGCGCTCTACATATTAAAGGCCATGCAGCAAGTAGGAATCGGAAGGCAGCTTGCGACGTCGATGGTTCGGGAATTGCAGCAGCTCGGCATGGGGAGCATGATCATCTGGGCGTTGGAGCAAAATCCGGCTTGCCGTTTCTATGAAAAGATGGGCGGGAGGCCTGTACGCAAGCAGCCGATCACCATTGCCGGACGAGAACTGGTGGAAGTGGCGTTTGGATGGAACCGTTTGGAACCGTTTGGGAAGAGCATGAAAATGGCTGATGATGGCGAGCCTCGAATCGATTAA
- the essC gene encoding type VII secretion protein EssC: MNVLYQRSPRMTPVLKEEQLEILRPPAEPSKPTFSLISIIIPIMMTTVSIGFYVYINMTGKMSNSSYMMFQMMTVMMMLTSYTIPFFVYLSNKKTYAKKIQERKAMYLSQLDKHREELKAAQAEQVRSLYEVHGDPNVCMQIVKNRNSSLWERSPEDEDFMQVRIGSGEVPFRIKLQVPRVDGYDKDELIEAAHQLAAEFQTVADASITLPLFQSKVMGLVGSREEVLSSLRVIVAQLAVRHSPDELKMAAFYEEKESREWEWLRWLPHIWDEDQEQRYMADRHSGAHQLADSLFSVLNRRKNNKQDKYKKSVQTPCYVVILSDTQLIEEEPLLPLLLESAHEIDVCTIILASRKESLPMHCQLIMEAARDKGLYIKKTEDADVIKQEYKPDFISREAAEALARYMSPIRLKRSSASDIPQILPLFDMMGISRVEELDVVSRWNQMRYPDSLPVPMGVRAGGKKIALNLHDKIERQGHGPHGLIAGTTGSGKSEVIQSIVASLAAEFHPHDLAFMLIDYKGGGMSNTFVGLPHVVGTITNLDGNLIERANVSLRAELVRRQKILNDAGNLQHIDEYYKIARSRQQQPLPHLVIIIDEFAQLKRDQPEFMDELISIAAIGRTLGVHLILATQKPAGVVDDKIWSNSRFRICLRVQSEGDSRDMIKIPNAAWITKPGRGYFQVGSDEVFEEMQFAWSGAPYHREEDSTSVLPVMEVRLNGKREPLLTGERRAVLKGEDVPKQLQAFIDYVARSAADAGIARLQGPWLPPLPEVLDWESLAIKQPGESEDRAYESESGLLRPVVGLLDDLPNQRQMPLELPMDQGHLVVYGMPGLGKTTFVQTLLMAMGRLNEASWHGYIIDMGRMMKDFAMLPQIGAVMMAEEEDRIKRLFRYVLKLSAQRKDMMSEVGVKTISAYRRVAREAVPQIVVVIDGYLSFRNAYPEENELLETILREGGSLGMTFVLTANRVTDIFEKFRSNIPNAVTFELSDPSDYYYAVGRPTKAPSQLPPGRGLVKGQVPPLAFQTALPSAGEDEGKRSASLRRAIVDIRDSWSGEQAPQIAPLPEEVHLKDVIMRAGTYGSRSLSSVNVPVGLYTDDLEPFSLNLREGPHFMVTSPMEGGKTTFLLTWMLSLAYHASPEHVQMYTVDMRYGSGGLAEIGALPHVRGHVSREEQLAPVIQQLYDEVLKRGEISGGPEIVLVIDDADTLSKQLTDFNVKDQLGAIVRQGRDRGIHVILSGVPADFPTFGSDWVSDVKASQSGLLFGTLDPNDLSFFRIPYSESGGSTSGLKVLPPGQGYYIKRKYSRVKGAVPCHSGWKMTDWISEIRDRWHVVV; this comes from the coding sequence GTGAATGTGTTATATCAGCGTTCCCCAAGGATGACGCCGGTTCTTAAGGAAGAACAGCTTGAAATTCTCAGGCCACCGGCGGAGCCGAGCAAACCGACGTTTTCGTTGATTTCCATTATAATACCCATCATGATGACGACGGTCAGCATCGGTTTTTATGTATACATCAATATGACAGGCAAAATGAGCAACAGCAGCTACATGATGTTCCAGATGATGACGGTCATGATGATGCTGACATCATATACCATTCCTTTTTTCGTGTATTTGAGCAACAAAAAGACCTACGCCAAAAAGATTCAGGAGCGTAAAGCGATGTACCTGTCGCAGCTGGACAAACATCGCGAAGAGCTGAAGGCGGCCCAAGCCGAACAGGTCCGAAGCTTATACGAGGTGCATGGGGATCCGAACGTCTGCATGCAAATCGTCAAAAACCGCAACAGCTCTCTATGGGAGCGGTCGCCGGAAGACGAAGATTTCATGCAGGTGCGCATCGGTTCCGGAGAAGTGCCTTTCCGGATCAAGCTCCAGGTACCGCGCGTGGACGGATATGATAAAGACGAGCTCATTGAAGCGGCCCATCAGCTGGCTGCCGAATTTCAGACCGTAGCGGATGCTTCCATCACCTTGCCCCTGTTCCAATCCAAGGTGATGGGACTGGTGGGGAGCCGTGAAGAAGTGCTTTCCTCGCTGCGCGTCATCGTTGCCCAGCTTGCCGTTCGGCATTCGCCCGACGAGCTGAAAATGGCTGCGTTTTATGAAGAGAAGGAATCCCGGGAATGGGAATGGCTTCGCTGGTTGCCGCACATTTGGGACGAGGATCAGGAGCAAAGGTATATGGCCGACAGGCACAGCGGTGCGCATCAATTGGCGGACAGCTTGTTTTCCGTATTGAACCGGCGCAAGAACAACAAGCAGGACAAGTACAAAAAAAGCGTGCAAACGCCCTGCTACGTCGTGATCCTGTCCGATACGCAGTTGATTGAAGAGGAGCCGCTGCTGCCGCTTTTGCTGGAGTCCGCTCACGAGATCGATGTGTGCACGATCATTTTGGCGAGCCGCAAGGAATCGCTTCCGATGCACTGCCAGCTGATCATGGAAGCTGCCAGGGACAAAGGACTGTACATCAAAAAAACGGAAGACGCGGACGTCATCAAACAGGAGTACAAGCCTGATTTCATTTCCCGGGAAGCTGCGGAGGCCTTGGCCCGGTACATGTCCCCGATCCGGCTCAAACGTTCTTCCGCCTCGGATATCCCGCAAATTCTTCCGCTCTTTGACATGATGGGTATTTCCCGCGTGGAAGAGCTGGATGTGGTGTCCCGCTGGAATCAGATGAGATATCCGGACAGTTTGCCTGTACCGATGGGGGTTCGCGCAGGCGGGAAAAAAATCGCGCTTAACCTGCATGACAAAATAGAACGGCAAGGCCATGGTCCCCATGGGCTGATCGCCGGCACGACCGGTTCCGGAAAGAGCGAGGTCATTCAATCCATCGTGGCTTCCCTTGCGGCTGAATTTCACCCGCATGACCTGGCTTTCATGCTGATCGATTACAAAGGCGGCGGTATGTCGAATACGTTCGTGGGATTGCCGCATGTGGTCGGAACGATCACCAACCTTGACGGCAACCTGATTGAGCGGGCGAACGTTTCGCTTCGGGCCGAGCTTGTAAGGCGGCAGAAAATATTGAATGATGCCGGCAATCTGCAGCATATTGACGAGTATTACAAAATAGCGAGATCGCGGCAGCAGCAGCCTTTGCCGCATCTGGTCATCATTATTGACGAATTTGCGCAATTGAAGCGGGATCAGCCCGAATTCATGGACGAATTGATCAGTATCGCGGCCATTGGCCGAACGTTGGGAGTACACCTCATTCTGGCTACGCAGAAGCCTGCCGGCGTGGTCGATGACAAAATATGGAGCAATTCCAGGTTCCGGATCTGTTTGCGCGTGCAGAGCGAGGGAGACAGCCGGGACATGATCAAGATCCCGAATGCGGCATGGATTACGAAGCCGGGACGCGGCTATTTCCAGGTGGGCAGCGACGAAGTGTTTGAAGAAATGCAATTTGCCTGGAGCGGCGCCCCATATCATCGCGAGGAAGACTCAACAAGCGTGCTGCCTGTCATGGAAGTGCGGTTGAACGGGAAGCGGGAACCTTTGCTTACCGGTGAACGCAGAGCTGTATTGAAGGGCGAGGATGTCCCCAAACAGCTGCAGGCCTTTATCGATTATGTTGCACGTTCAGCTGCGGATGCCGGAATTGCGCGATTGCAGGGCCCGTGGCTGCCTCCTCTGCCGGAGGTGCTTGACTGGGAGAGTCTCGCCATCAAGCAACCCGGGGAAAGCGAGGATCGCGCGTACGAATCGGAAAGCGGTTTGTTAAGGCCCGTCGTCGGTTTGCTTGACGATCTTCCCAACCAGCGGCAGATGCCGCTTGAACTTCCAATGGATCAAGGCCATCTTGTCGTGTACGGCATGCCGGGTTTGGGAAAAACGACGTTTGTACAAACCCTGCTCATGGCCATGGGCAGATTGAACGAGGCATCTTGGCATGGCTATATCATTGATATGGGCAGGATGATGAAGGATTTTGCGATGCTGCCCCAAATCGGCGCCGTCATGATGGCCGAAGAGGAGGACCGGATCAAACGTTTGTTCCGTTATGTGCTGAAACTGTCTGCACAGCGTAAGGATATGATGTCGGAGGTCGGGGTAAAAACGATTTCGGCTTATCGCCGCGTCGCCCGCGAAGCGGTCCCGCAAATTGTGGTCGTGATCGACGGATATCTTTCTTTCCGGAATGCGTATCCCGAAGAGAACGAGTTGTTGGAAACGATTCTCCGCGAAGGCGGCAGCTTGGGCATGACCTTTGTGTTGACAGCCAACCGCGTAACGGACATCTTCGAAAAATTCAGGAGCAACATTCCCAATGCCGTTACTTTTGAATTATCCGATCCGAGCGATTATTATTATGCGGTGGGACGGCCGACAAAAGCGCCGAGCCAGCTTCCGCCGGGACGCGGTCTTGTGAAGGGGCAGGTTCCGCCGCTCGCGTTCCAGACGGCCTTGCCGTCTGCAGGCGAGGATGAGGGCAAGCGTTCGGCGTCCTTGCGCCGGGCGATCGTTGACATTCGTGACAGCTGGTCCGGGGAACAGGCGCCCCAGATCGCGCCCCTTCCGGAAGAAGTGCATCTCAAGGATGTGATTATGCGTGCCGGAACATACGGAAGCAGAAGCCTTTCGTCGGTGAACGTGCCGGTCGGGCTGTATACCGATGATCTGGAGCCGTTCTCGCTTAATCTGAGGGAAGGCCCGCATTTCATGGTGACCAGCCCGATGGAAGGGGGCAAAACGACATTTTTGTTGACCTGGATGCTGTCCCTGGCGTATCATGCTTCACCGGAGCATGTGCAAATGTACACGGTCGATATGCGCTATGGTTCAGGCGGATTGGCGGAAATCGGAGCTTTGCCCCATGTTCGTGGCCATGTGTCGCGAGAAGAGCAATTGGCTCCTGTCATCCAGCAGCTATATGATGAAGTGCTGAAGAGGGGAGAAATCTCCGGCGGTCCGGAAATCGTGCTGGTCATCGACGATGCGGACACATTGTCCAAACAGCTGACCGATTTCAACGTGAAGGATCAACTAGGAGCGATCGTTCGCCAAGGAAGGGATCGGGGCATACATGTCATTTTATCCGGCGTGCCAGCAGATTTCCCAACGTTCGGATCTGACTGGGTAAGCGACGTGAAAGCTTCCCAGAGCGGATTGCTGTTCGGGACCTTGGACCCTAACGATCTCTCGTTCTTCCGTATACCGTATTCCGAATCTGGAGGAAGCACGTCTGGTCTGAAGGTACTACCTCCGGGTCAAGGTTATTATATTAAACGTAAATATTCCAGGGTCAAAGGTGCAGTCCCATGCCATTCGGGCTGGAAAATGACCGATTGGATTTCTGAAATTCGTGACCGATGGCATGTTGTAGTTTGA
- a CDS encoding WXG100 family type VII secretion target, with protein sequence MAGRILVTPEQLDQVSNQFKQSGEQSQQIVTSLTQSITSMEGQWEGMTKQRFFQEFQEASKQMQSFVQTLNSISAELTAIANKFRTADQTR encoded by the coding sequence ATGGCAGGACGTATTTTAGTAACCCCCGAGCAGCTTGATCAGGTTTCCAACCAATTCAAACAAAGCGGTGAGCAAAGCCAGCAAATCGTTACTTCCCTGACTCAATCCATCACAAGCATGGAGGGACAATGGGAAGGGATGACCAAGCAGCGTTTCTTCCAGGAGTTCCAGGAAGCGAGCAAGCAAATGCAGTCTTTTGTTCAAACGCTGAACAGCATTAGCGCGGAACTTACGGCAATCGCCAACAAATTCCGCACGGCTGACCAAACTCGTTAA